The genomic stretch AATATTGTTTCACATATATAGATTATTAGACAAACCTTTTCTGATAGATAAAAAAATcctcaaataataaaaattaaaagaaaaaagtaaGAATAAAATGTTTATAACTTAAAATCTAATCTATTTTTGAATTTGAAGATTACAAAAGATTTATATATTTTTCATTATTTGAACATTAGAAAAGAATATTCATCGCGCGGATTAATTTACTAGTTATAGAGTATAGTTGAAAACTATATGAAAATATAAGTAGTTACAAAATAGTATtttaaaatagtaataaaaatgaTTTAACTTCCAATATTATATTTGTGTGAGAGTACAAGTCCTTCGGTTCCCCTGATCATCTAAATCCCCCGCACACAATGTCTTTGCTCTCACTTCCTCTCCCACTCCCAATTCCCCACAGCTCAAAACCCCATTACACCACTCTTCGTCTACACAATTCTCGAACTTTCCACTTCCACAAAAACCTTAGGCTCTCCGTTCGGGCCTCCGGCGTCCCCGTTCAACGGAACTCGGCGACATTGCCGGCGTCCGGCGAATTTCTCCGTCAAATTGCTGCTTCTACCGTTCTTTTTATCAGTTTGGGTTCGGCCCTTTTGTCCTTTCCAGCTGTTGCTACTACTCACGTTCCTCCTCAAGTCCCTTCTCTAACTCAGCTTCAGGACCAAGAATCTCAAGGTATTTTTTTTGTGTGTGAAAATTCTATTTAAGGATAATGGTTGAGCAAGTTGGATCAAATTAACTAGGGTACACTTTTGTTTAGTCTATTATTGCTGCATTAGTAGTATAATTTACCAACACCTGATGTTTAGGCTAGACTAAGCATTAATACCTTAGCGGGTAAAAACTGAAGTGCGAGTAAGTTTTTACCATTCCTCCCGCCCGATATATATATGACAATGTTTACCTCTTGCACGCCTCCTGTTTGACATTCCTATAGATCTTTCATAATTTTCAGGAGTTCGAATTCAAATTTGTTAAACTATTCAAGTTTGAAACTTTGACATGATATTTCTCTATCGAACTAATTTTTCACTACTGCTATACGTATATAAGTAAGATATATGCGAAATTAACATCTTAAATCATGTATGTATTCGAATGTCATGTTGTATAGTATGGAAAGGAAGGAGCACAACACCGGATTGAGAGTTGTTTTCCAGAATGTAGGTACACTAAGCTGTGAAAATGCAAGTGCCTTGTGGAAGGTGAGAGAGGAGAGAGATACAAATGGGAAGAGAGGAAGAGGGATAGACTATGCAAAAATCAACTTAGCTATGTTATTTGGGTTAAATATGGCTAGTCAGGGGCAGATGTAGAGTTTAACCCCCGGGTTCATCTGAACCCACTACTTTCGACGCAAAGCATAAATTTATGtgaaattttttattaaaattgCAACAAATGGTAggtatgaacccataactttataAATACAatgggttcaatgctaaaaacCTTAAAAGTTGAACCCGTAAAATtgaaatcctggatccgcctctgtggCTAGTAAGATAGAGAAAGGTTAAGCTTTACTCATTAGGTGATTCTAGGCAACCTTATCTAGTCATTTGGTGTGAAACAGATAACTGATTATTTTTGTTCTTGTTGATTACTTTTAATACTGCTCTTCTTAGTGCTCTTTCAAGTTCCACTCATTATTTGCCTAATTCCTTTTGATATTATTGACAGTAATGAATGTTGCATGAAGATCTCGTCTAGagtttcttcttctctctctccctctttattttttaCTGCTTGTTTTACTTGGTGCCATGGACTTTGAATTACATAGGCACTGAAGTTGGAAAATCGGAAAATATGGAAGATATTGATGATGAAGAGCTTCAAGCGGCATTTGAGAAATGGAAGTCTAAGACGTATGCTTTGACTGTCCCTCTAAGAATTGTTTCTCTTAGTAACTCTTTTCCTCCTGTATGGCTCAAGGTCTGTTAACTCTGCTCCATATCTCACTTTTTTACTTTCAAGATTTGATCAGTTCAGACTTTGTATGGTGTAAAGGTTGTCTTAATAAGTTGCAAGTAGATACTTCTGTATGTAGGATCAAAGAGAGATTATGATGTTATGTTGGTCTTCTCTTGCTATACTACTAACCCCTATTTTGGCCAATGAATTCCTATGTTGGAGATTCCATTATTTTGTGTGCCACCATTGTCGATTGTAGCATCTTAGCCGCAAATTTGTTGTACTTTTTATGCTTCCCCTTGACTTTAATAACAAAACAAATTTAGAGTGCATATAATCAAGTAGAAGAGTTATTCCTGTGGAGAAAAAAGTGAGAATTTAGTGGCTCCAAGGTTGCAAGTTACCCACGAGAAATATTGTACTACTTGGTTTAATTGTAAAGTCAGGAAAGATAAGAGAAGAGTAGTAAATGGGGGTAGAAGACTAGAATTTGAGTTAGTTTGCAGACCACCAAATTAAAAGGAAtggaagaaaaacaagaaaagaaggttggaaataTTTTCTATTTGTTTCCAAAATTCCGATATCAAAATTATTTGTTTTCATATTGATGTTCACATAAAATTTTTGAGTTTACTGATCTCCCGACTCTAGTTTAGATAATAAGAGAATATTAGCAAAAAAGACATTCATTGATTGCTCTATGTAATGTCAAATGGTAAATTAAAATGAATCTTTTCTATTAAAGCTATTGGAAAAAGATAAACACAAGAAAAGTTACTGTAGCATTACTTTCCTCACTGATACATCAACCCAAAAATAGTATGTTTTTTGAAGAGAAAACATACAGTTTTTTCAACCCAAAAATACTATTAATGTTTAATTATGTAGGTTCTCCAATACTGTGAGAAGCATTTATCATTTGCACCCTAGTGGTTGTATGcttctttctattttctttccTTTGATATCGCTTCTGCTTAGCTTCTAAAACGGAGTCCAAGCTGATGTGCTTTTGAGGTCGTTTTACAATATAGGTGCTGTAGTTTGCAAATGATCCTGAGTTCTTTCcaagaactttaggatattgctAGATATCAGCTTCCATTCAAGGCTTTTCCATATGTTTCCTTCTAAAACACTTATTTTATATACAGCACTTCACTGTTACTCCTATCAGAAAAGGAGATCAAGTTCACTGGGCTTTTGTCATCTAATATGCATTAATAAGACGCTTCAGTTGTCATTCAAATGATGACAACTCTTTGCACATTCTCGAGAATAATGGCTCTTTGCTCATTGATGTGTAGGATTTCTTGCGATCTCAAGGGAAGAGATTGAGATTACGTTCTGAGTTTCGTCAAAGCCTGCAAGacatctttcatgaactttgtaTGCCTAGTCGGAAAGGAAAAGTTAATCCTAAATCTGCTTTGGCAGCTGATGTTGTCACTGTTGGTGATACCTGGCTCAGTTATGCCATTGAGAAGAGGTTAATCGAGCCGATGCATGGTTTAGAAGATCAAGATTGGTTTGAAAAGTTAAGTGACAAATGGAAGGTAAAAACCATCTTCTTTTTTTGATGAGGAGTGACATTCGCATTTTGATGTCTTTCGGCCTGTCAGTAGCATCCCTGGTGTTTTTTGcctttacttttctttttctttttacttttgtcATCTTCTAAAGAGATGGTTTCCTTCTGAAAATTTCCAGATTGCCTTGTTACAATGAAAATTAACTGTTACCTCAGAAAACTGAACAAGGCTGTGATATCTTTTACATTAAATCATAGCCATGATGTTTTTTATGGTGCCTTGTCTCTCAAAATCAACTGTTACATGAGAATTTGTTCGCTTCAGTGCTAGGAAATACACATATCTATGGCCTCCTATTTTCTTGCCAGGCTGTTGGAAGCAATATTAGGATTTACATAACTTTTTTTTTATAAGGTAAATTGTATTCATCAAAAGGGAGAGAACTCCCGTATACAAGAAGTATATTAGGATTTACATAACTTGAGCTACTACTTACAATTGAACCTGAAATCCATATTTCATCATTCTGTTTAGGTTTGCAAAACATAGAAAGAGAGTACCAAGAAATAACATACCTATCATTCTTGGATGGTTTGGAACCTTACTCGACATGGGGTCATGACATACCATTTTCTTGATAGCATTAGGGAAAAAGAGCTCTTGCATCATTTAGCCGCTTGTTGACCATCACCTGACCTCACATGGGAGACACTTCGTTTTGAGGACTGAACCACTTATTTGTTTTACCCAATATTCCATGTCTGATGGTATATTATATAAAACTAAATTGTCTTTTtgtggaaaaagaaaaagagcatGTCTCTCATCTATACTTCTGTATTGCAAACATCATCTTGTTTTCTTTGGCATCTATATTGTACTCGGATCCCTTTGATAGTTCCCTTTGACTTTAAAATAATGTCAGGTATATTTGCGCAGGAGCGATGAAGGGAAATTGGATTCTCGTGGTAGGATATGGGCAGCTCCATATAGATGGGGAAGCATAGTGATAGCTTACAAGAAAAGCGAATTTCAAAAGCGTAAAATGGCTCCTATAGAGGTAACTTGTGTCTATATTTGGAGTATCACTTTTTAAAATGGAACCATGATGGGTGATGCTTTAATTTTATGCTCATTGCTTGCGATTGTAAATTTGTCATATTGTCTTTCTAGCTGTTAGTGTGTGTCTTACTCCCAGTTGGATAGAATCGATAGATTCTTGAAGTTTGAACCCAGTTAGAGAAGAAAGAAGCAAGAGGATCGAGCATCCATAAGGGGAAGTTCTTGAATGTTTTTGTTCTTGACCTTTATTCCATTTTCTTCCACATCTCTTTGAAGCCCCCTAATTGCTGAATGTTATTCCAATGAAAATATGATTTAATTGCATAATATTACTTTTTACCTATCAGCTATATTATATGGATTCTTCATTTGTTTTGGACATGCTCGTGCTGAACGAGTCTTAAAGTTCACAGAACCCAGTGTCCGTGTTGTCAAATGCCTTCTTCAAAGTTGCATTCTACGTGACAGCTCGCTTATTCAGGGTTGTAAACCACCACTGTAGGACTGGGCTGATCTATGGCGACCTGAACTTGCTGGAAAAATTTCAATGGTTGATTCACCACGAGAGATCGTGGGTGCAGTCTTAAAGTATATGGGGGCATCATACAACACAACCGACATGTCTGAAGTCGTTGGTGGAAGAGAGGCTGTGCAGCAGAATCTTGCATCACTTGTTAAACAGGTAATTTAAAGGAAATTGTAAAAATTGCCTAGCTTTGAGCTCCTTAAAGGTGGATTATGGGACATCTTTTCTGTTCTTTGGATTGAACAATTTCAATGCTGTGTTAGTTGTCCTGTCTGGAGTGTGATTCAGATGAATCTTCCACCAATTGATGAGCTTAGGTGTTACTTTACTAAaaattagtaaaaaaaaaaaaggaagaagaagaagaagaagagtaaaaATCTACAACATTGTCCGGAAGAGGAGCTGAATCTGTAAGGATACAACATTCAAAGGAAATAAGAGGCAGGGATTCATATTATTATTGTCAGCAAAAGCTGGTGCCACCTGAATTTCCTAGCTGACATAGCACTACTGGAAAATATTTCCAACTTATTAGTGCGGTGTCTATACATGTTTACACGAACCTGTTGATTTTTTCTAGATTCTTCTTTGTATAAGTTTAAAAAGGACTGGTATGAGCCATGTATGCAAAGGTTATTCACCTAATCCATAACTGATCTTTGAGCACTTAAGTTGTAATTTATGGTTTTAAGGTAGTGGCCAGTGGGTATAAAATGGTTTTAAATTGAGCTTATATTATGCACAGGTATAGGGAAAAAATGTGGAGTTATTAATGCAAGATATACAGCCATGCATACAGTGGTTTAGTTATTCATGCAAAACTTAACCAAGTTCTGTTCTTGTCAACTTGTGAAGATTTCTTTGGTAATTCAAAAGTAATTTCACTGATATTGCACCAAGTTGCTGCAAAAAATTAATAGTAAGTATTTTCATGTTGAGCTTCCAAGAGATCTATCCAACTATCTAGTACATTCATTTTTCCTGCCAAGTACCATATGTGCAGTTAGTAACTTCTCCAGATTTTTTAGGGTCATGGTTGTTTCCTTCTCTTATTGTTTTCGTATTGTCATGTGCTTACAAATTGCGACTTCCCTTCCCAATATTTAAGATCGCACTTGGATTGATAGATTTCAAATGCTTATATGCGTGTGGAGATGTGCAAAATCATAGTTATGATGGTTAAATGAGTACTTGATTATAGAAAAGAGTTGATTGATTGAGTCCTTTATCTTCTAACACAAACATATGTTACGATTTCAAATGATATGTATATTGACTTGATTCAGAATCCTTTAAAGGTGGATTCATGTATGCTAGCATTTTCTATGTGAGACCTCTATGTACATGCAAAGTAACATTTGTGCGCCAAATGCAtggagattaaataaataaaaaaaatttgttCAGTATTTGGATATCTAAATATTTGTATCTCTCAAAAGGTCCGGCTATTTGATAGCGGCCACTATCTTAAAGCCTTCGGAGTTGGAGATGTATGGGTAGCTGTTGGATGGAGCAATGATGTTATTCCTGCTGCAAAGCGGATGTCAAATATTGCTGTAGTTGTTCCCAAATCTGGTGCAAGTCTGTGGGCTGATTGCTGGGTATGTCCAGAATTTTCTCCCTCTATGTGCATCCTAAAATGCTTCCGGCTCATctttatttattgttgttttttatttgttttcttttgatCGATAATTCCCGAAAGGTGCAACAGATCTAAAAGTTCCATTTTGACAGCTTCTCTTTATTTCTTTCCCTTGGTTTAGTCTTTATCGTACGTGTTTGGAGTACACGTGTCCAGACAAGAATACAATATCTTCTCTCTTGAATTTCAATGAATTATTGATAAAGTTTTAtgagtttgaaattttaaagtaagTCCCATCAAACACTTTCACATTAGTTTACCAAGTGTAAGAAAAAGTCTCCTTTTTGATAAAGTAGACAAAATCTAGACTTAAAAAAAACGACACTTCAGTCAATATGACAAACCTTTGCATTCTTTTTTCACTGAATAGATTTCCGGACTTAACTATTAAATCTCTCAAACATGCTTGGAACAAAAACAATGTAATTAATATGTGTTAGAAAATGCAGCTGGTAAAAAGATTTATTAGAGATGGGATCATTTCTTCTACTGCATATAACTTTGCAAAAAACGTCTTTATCAGGCAATACCTGCTTCTTCGAGAATTGCAACTGATCAAATTGGAGGAAGAGTTAGAGGACCATCACCAGTAGTGCATCAGTGGATAGAATTTTGCCTGCAAGATGAAAGGTTCAAAGACGACGTTGTTCCAGGTGCTTCACCTAACGCCCTTGAATCACCTGTTAAAGTCTCCGAAAAGCTTACTAGGGGTAGACCAAAACTTGAGACAAACCTTATTGCTGGAGTCCCTCCATCTGATATCTTGGCTAAATGTGAACTTTTAGAGCCATTGCCAGAAAATGCACTGTCCGATTATCAATGGCTCATAAATAGTGTACAAAAACCGAAGCTTTCTCTAGTGGAAAGCCTAAAGAGTCATATCTTGTCATTAGCTCATAGCTTTCTTCCTAAAGGGCAGTCAAAGTTTGCCTGAAAGAACTCCATCTTTTGTAAACTAACATTTTGTTGTTGTGTACACAATTTAGTTAAACATGTGTAATGATGCATGCTGTACCTTTACGCATGCAGTTTTTCCCATCATTTGTGCGACTTGCAATtacgtaatttttttttttttaaattcggTGACAAGGTGAACGCCTTTTCTTTGATGTCACAACAGAACTGAGGGAGTGCTGAACTATTTACATCATCTGCCAGAGCCCAAAAGAAGCAATAAAGAGAACAAAGATTAGACTAGGCTGACCCTTTTACAAGGGGAGATTTTTTCTTATAAAATGTCAGTTTCAAAAACCTCAAGAATGGTCTCAGCTACCCCTGTGTATTCCATTTTACACCAAGAAGCAAATAAAAGTAGACAATTAAATTTGATCTTCCAGTTTGGGTTTGTTAATCCTTCAAAGAATCTTTGGTTCCTTTGTCTCCAAATCCACTCCACCAGTAAACTCTGGTTGTGAGTTCTCAGGTTTCTTATACCGAGTCCATCGGCTTTCTTGGTTAGGGTATTAGACTTCCAGTTACTAGGTGGATGATGTTTGACCCAAAATTTAGATCTGTGTTTAAACAATTAgattttgataaaataaagtcAATTTTAGCCAATATTAATGTCCAAAAGATATTTTAATCGATTTTATAGTAAGAATATGCGTATATTATCTAGATATCAATAAATAACACTAGCAATATTCAATGACCCCAAAAGCAAAGAGAGCATTAAATAACAGTATGGCAATGAATGTCATTTAAGTAAATAAGAACATGTGAATCACCCGAAAATGTGAGATTCGTGGATATTTTTTCTTACAATGATGAATGATTGATAAGCCTTTGAATATTCGGATCGTTCTTGGATCGAGGGGAAAAGTAAGACAAGAATCTCAAGGAAAAGTATATTTTATATGTGTGCAATAAAGCAAGATTCTACAAAGAATGTCATGTGTTCTCTTACAAGTGAATATTTCATGTTCCCTATAATTATGTTTTTTTTCTATTTATAAGGGAACGTGTACTGGAATATTCTCTTTAGTGTCTTATCCTAAAATTAGCCGTTATTACTCCGTTTAAGATGAGTGCTCGTCCTCGACTTTGATCTATGGTGACTCCTCGACCTCGTCCTTCATCTCTTGTGAGGCCACTTCGACCTTGGGCAGGCCTTTCTCGAAGTCATACTGGTGACACGCGGTAGCCCTTGAAGGCCCTCTTAATGCCGATATGGTCTAATCATATCAAAGAGAAATGGCACTAGGCTTGACTCATCGACCTCGCCGTAGAAAGTTTCTTCTGAGTGAGTCCAGTTTCTTCACTAATTTATAAATTTAGCTtcagaaaagagaaaaggaaaaaaaaaaaaacttcttaATAAACACATTGATTGGTTGCCGAGTCCATATTAGAAATTTTGTTCGACTACCTCAATACAGTTAACATCTCGCGAGTCGATTATCACTCGATTTCTATTTGAA from Nicotiana sylvestris chromosome 12, ASM39365v2, whole genome shotgun sequence encodes the following:
- the LOC104229731 gene encoding uncharacterized protein, producing the protein MSLLSLPLPLPIPHSSKPHYTTLRLHNSRTFHFHKNLRLSVRASGVPVQRNSATLPASGEFLRQIAASTVLFISLGSALLSFPAVATTHVPPQVPSLTQLQDQESQGTEVGKSENMEDIDDEELQAAFEKWKSKTYALTVPLRIVSLSNSFPPVWLKDFLRSQGKRLRLRSEFRQSLQDIFHELCMPSRKGKVNPKSALAADVVTVGDTWLSYAIEKRLIEPMHGLEDQDWFEKLSDKWKVYLRRSDEGKLDSRGRIWAAPYRWGSIVIAYKKSEFQKRKMAPIEDWADLWRPELAGKISMVDSPREIVGAVLKYMGASYNTTDMSEVVGGREAVQQNLASLVKQVRLFDSGHYLKAFGVGDVWVAVGWSNDVIPAAKRMSNIAVVVPKSGASLWADCWAIPASSRIATDQIGGRVRGPSPVVHQWIEFCLQDERFKDDVVPGASPNALESPVKVSEKLTRGRPKLETNLIAGVPPSDILAKCELLEPLPENALSDYQWLINSVQKPKLSLVESLKSHILSLAHSFLPKGQSKFA